The DNA window TCTGTTGAAATTCGGGAAGTGGACTGGCTTCCCTCTTCGGGGAACCTGGTGGAGAGTAACCCTTGGGGATGAAAAGCTGTTTCGGTTGGACAGTCCATTGAAATCTGGCAACTTGGACCTTGATCCTACAGTTGTCCCTTGCTCCGCATGTTGAGTGTCAGGGGGACACTTTGTCTGTCCAGACTCCATTCCTCTGTTGTCCACAAGCTGCCTGCTGTCTGAACAAACCTCTCCAGATGTCACTTGGCCAGTTATGCTCCATTCTGAACTCATATCTGCCTCCACTTTAATAGGAACTGAGTCCACCAGCACCACATCAGGCACCCAGTCCAGAGAGCCCAAAGCAGACATGTAGACCCCAGAGTTACCaggcacccctctcctctctggatGTTCAGACAGCCTCTTGGAGTCTGGCCCTAAATTATGAGGAGCATTCACAGTTGGGTTGTCAGTCTCTTGGTTCTCTGTCCAATGGGACAGGCTGTATTCTATGGGTTGATGGTCAGTTTCCCAGGTCACACCCTCAGCAACCTGATGGTCCTGTCTTGCTCTGTTGTATTGTGACGCTGGATGCTGGAACGTCTGGTTTTCAGGTTCTATATTGAGTGAGGTGTCTGGAGCTCTGTGTCTGTTGCCCTGCTGGTCCAGAAGGTCTGTGGGTTCAGTAGATGATGAAGAACCTGGTTCTGGCACAATTATcttctcactgctctcactgaCTGGTTGGACAATCTCTGAAATGAGTCAACGTAAAGCACAGCATCAGCTTCCTATAGTGGAGACTGATTCTTCTTTGCCTTATTTATTagttatgaataatgactaagaAGTTAATCAAATACGGCAATAAACATTGAAGGCTTTACTCAACATAAAGTGTATATTGTATGGACTTGATAAGTTGAACAAAAATACCTTCCGGGCTGCTGGTGTCAAGGTTCTCCATTTTGATAAGAGGCATCTCTTGCATATCTGCCATCTGTTTTGTATTCATCAGAAACAATTTATTAGAAAAACTCCCCCACCACCATttgaaatatgaagaaaaaaaaaactaataCATTTGGGCGTGTGTATGACAACTGACCGGCATGCCCACATCCTTGTCTGTCGCTGTGAGTCCTGCGTCTCTCCAGTTGCAGGCATCCTGCGTAAAATTTCTCCCTTTACGCTCGGCACAGCGATTCTCCACTGCACCAGAAAAGAGAAACCCTCAAACGTTATATATTATACATTACCCATTATTTTTTTACGTTTTCAAAgatggtaaaaaaacaaaacaatatccaAGTATGCCTGTTGACTTTCCTTGGAAGCTCCCTCTTGCTCGGGCAACAAGATCTGTGTCCCGCCTGCTGACATTGTGTCGGAGGGCTCCGAATTTCTCTGCGCTCCGTCGAGAATTCTGGAATTTTGTCAGCAGCAACTTCCTCCGCAGGTTATCGATTTCTTTCTGGCTATGGGAAATTTCCAAAAGTAAGGCAGCATGGCCATCATCTACAAGTTTGCAGATTTCGGCAACGGCTGCATTCGCCAAAACCTCGACGATGGAGGCTAGCTGAGCGTTAAAGGCGACTGTATCGTACATGTCCTTTGCACTATGTCAATGTTAAACACTTATGTTATAGTAATTTGAAACTAAGTGCTCAGTCAACGTCTTGAGACTACACAGTTAAGGCCATAGACGTTACACTATTTTTTATAAACAAACATTTTCGGCTACTTCCTGGATAATTTCTCCGAAATAAAGGCTGGCTTTTCAAAATAAAGGTCGCTTACACATACGACTTATGTTCCAACATTGCCACCTGCTGCTGAATCATATTGTATGTTGCTCCTACTAAAAAGCAATCAAATGTTTTAAAAACCAGCCTGTTGTGAATTAAATCAAAACACACACCGTCATCCAAAAATGATTTTACTATTTAGTTCaagtacaaaaatacaaaatcagAATACAACGGAATTATAAAGGAATAAATACATTCCTTCAATTAAAAGTAAGTCATTTGATGAGTAGGCTAAGGGTTAGTAGTCTCCAAACTAACTGAAGCACCACACTGAGAATGCACTCTAACTCTGAACAATGTAACAGTAAAAAGATATACAAAATCTGAATATAGAATGGATAAATAGCCAATGGGATTTCAGATAGTCCTCAGCAATAGCAAAACAACTAGATAACGTTTTGctttttgtttttacaataaatgagaacgttgtaaataaaaaaaaaataaacattggtAGTAATAACATTGGTAATAGGTGTGTATGCAGTGAGCATATTAGCACATTATGTCATTCACAGTAACCTGTAAGCACAATGTACTGGCTTCTCCTCCTTTCAGTAACTACTGGGGTTCAGGATCAGATCTCTAAAAGA is part of the Oncorhynchus clarkii lewisi isolate Uvic-CL-2024 chromosome 10, UVic_Ocla_1.0, whole genome shotgun sequence genome and encodes:
- the LOC139419101 gene encoding zinc finger protein with KRAB and SCAN domains 1-like isoform X2 produces the protein MPMADMQEMPLIKMENLDTSSPEEIVQPVSESSEKIIVPEPGSSSSTEPTDLLDQQGNRHRAPDTSLNIEPENQTFQHPASQYNRARQDHQVAEGVTWETDHQPIEYSLSHWTENQETDNPTVNAPHNLGPDSKRLSEHPERRGVPGNSGVYMSALGSLDWVPDVVLVDSVPIKVEADMSSEWSITGQVTSGEVCSDSRQLVDNRGMESGQTKCPPDTQHAEQGTTVGSRSKLPDFNGLSNRNSFSSPRVTLHQVPRRGKPVHFPNFNRGSTSSPKGIEKQPQQLTSHSTQRQLRCNLCGKPFPKPAHLQRHMRVHTGEKPYGCSHCTKRFSHSHQLKMHERVHTGEKPFQCVYCGKCFTQSGHMKKHLLVHTGGRPQDVVLP
- the LOC139419101 gene encoding zinc finger protein with KRAB and SCAN domains 1-like isoform X1 codes for the protein MNTKQMADMQEMPLIKMENLDTSSPEEIVQPVSESSEKIIVPEPGSSSSTEPTDLLDQQGNRHRAPDTSLNIEPENQTFQHPASQYNRARQDHQVAEGVTWETDHQPIEYSLSHWTENQETDNPTVNAPHNLGPDSKRLSEHPERRGVPGNSGVYMSALGSLDWVPDVVLVDSVPIKVEADMSSEWSITGQVTSGEVCSDSRQLVDNRGMESGQTKCPPDTQHAEQGTTVGSRSKLPDFNGLSNRNSFSSPRVTLHQVPRRGKPVHFPNFNRGSTSSPKGIEKQPQQLTSHSTQRQLRCNLCGKPFPKPAHLQRHMRVHTGEKPYGCSHCTKRFSHSHQLKMHERVHTGEKPFQCVYCGKCFTQSGHMKKHLLVHTGGRPQDVVLP